ATGCGGGTGGCGTTGAGGCCGCGCAGTTCGAGTACCGACTGGATGTTCTCCGCCACCGTGAGCTTGCGGAACACGCTCATTTCCTGCGGCAGGTAGGAGAGGCCGAGGCGGGCGCGTTCGTGGATCGGCAGGTGGGTCAGGCGCGCGTCGTCGAGCGTGATCTCGCCGCCGTCGGCACGCACCAGGCCGACGATCATGTAGAAGCAGGTGGTCTTGCCGGCGCCGTTGGGGCCGAGCAGCCCGACGACCTCGCCCGAGCCGACCTCGAAGCCGACGTCGTGCACCACGGTGCGCGCCTTGTAGCGCTTCTGCAGTCCGGTGACCTTAAGCAGACTCATCGGGGCTTTCTTTCAGTAGTTTGCGGATCACGTCGGTGGCAAAGCCGCGGTTTTGCAGGAAGCGCGCCTGGCGCGCCCATTCGCGCGCATCGGCGGGTGCCGCGCCGAACCTGGACTGCCAGACCGCGCGGGCGCGCTCGAACTCGCCGTCCGCGCAGCCGCTGGCGAGTGCTTCGGCAATGGTTTCGGCGGCGACACCGCGGCGCGCGAGTTCGTTGCGCAGGCGGGCGGCGCCGAAGCGGCCGGCCTTGCCGCGCACCCAGGCCTCGGCGAAGCGGGTGTCGGACTGCAGGCCGAGTTCGTCCATGCGGGCCAGCACTTCCGCAACGGCATCCGCGTCACCGTGGGCGGCCAGTTTGCGCGCGAGTTCGCTGCGGGAATGCTCCCGCCGCGCCAGGTGGCGGATCGCTCGCTCGCGCAGGCTGGGCTCGCCCATGGTGGATGCAACCGCCCTGCGGTCAGGCCTCGGCCGCGGCCGGCTGCGCGCCGTCGACCGGCAGTTCCTTGAGGCCGAGCACGACGCGGACCTTGTTCTCGATCTCGCGTGCCAGCGCCGGGTTGGCGCGCAGGAATTCGCGCGCGTTGTCCTTGCCCTGGCCGATCTTGTCGCCGTTGTAGGCGTACCAGGCGCCGGACTTGTCGACGATCTTGTGGTCCACGCCGAGGTCGATGATCTCGCCCTCGCGCGACACGCCTTCGCCGTACAGGATGTCGAAGTGCGCCTCCTTGAACGGCGGCGACACCTTGTTCTTGACGACCTTGACCTTGGTTTCGGAGCCGACCACCTCGTCGCCGCGCTTGATGGTGCCGGTGCGGCGGATGTCCATGCGCACCGAGGCGTAGAACTTGAGCGCGTTGCCGCCGGTGGTGGTCTCCGGGTTGCCGAACATCACCCCGATCTTCATGCGGATCTGGTTGATGAAGATCACCAGGGTGTTGGTGCGCTTGATGTTGGCGGTGAGCTTGCGCAGCGCCTGAGACATCAGGCGGGCCTGCAGGCCGGGGAGCTGGTCGCCCATCTCGCCTTCGATTTCGGCCTTGGGGGTGAGCGCCGCGACCGAGTCGATGACGACCACGTCCACGCCGCCGGACCGCACCAGCATGTCGGCGATTTCGAGCGCCTGTTCGCCAGTATCCGGCTGCGAGATCAGCAGGTCGGTGATGTTCACGCCGAGCTTTTCGGCGTAGCCGACGTCGAGCGCGTGCTCGGCGTCGATGAAGGCCGCGGTGCCGCCGAGCTTCTGCATTTCGGCGACGACCTGCAGCGTCAGCGTGGTCTTGCCGGACGACTCCGGCCCGTAGATTTCGACGACGCGGCCGCGCGGCAGGCCGCCCAGGCCGAGCGCGATGTCGAGGCCGAGCGAGCCGGTGGAAACGGTCTGGATGTCCTTTTCGACATTGCCGTCGCCCATGCGCATGATGGATCCCTTGCCGAACTGCTTTTCGATCTGGGATAGCGCGGCGGCAAGGGCCTTGGCCTTGTTGTCGTCCATGAGAGGGTTCCTGAGTGGTTGGCGGATTATGGCACAGAGCTTGCTGTAATGTGACAGCCCTTGGGCGGATGTCACGGCGGCGACAGTCTATTGCCTGAATAAAAATACAGCAATCCGCCGCGGCTCAGCCGCAACGCACGAGCACGCCTTCGAGCGCGCGAATCACGGTCTGGCGGCGCACCGCTTCGCGGTCGCCGGCGAAGTGGCAGGTTTCCGCGTCGAGCTGGCCGTCGCCCCATGCCCAAGCCAGGCACACCATGCCGACGGGTTTCTCCGCGCTGCCGCCCGTCGGGCCTGCCACGCCCGAAACCGCCACCGCGATCTGCGCCGCGCTGCGTGCCTGTGCGCCCTGGGCCATTTCCCCCACGGTGGCGATGCTGACCGCGCCGGCGCTGCCGAGCGTGGCGGCGCTGACGCCGAGCATCTCGGTCTTCGCCACGTTGGAATAGGTGACGAAGCCGCGGTCGAACCAGGCGGAGCTGCCCGCGGTGGCGGTCACGACCTCGGCGATCCAGCCGCCGGTGCAGGATTCGGCGGCGGCGAGCAGCCAGCCGCGGCGGGCGAGGGCGTCGCCCACCTGGCGGGACAGCGTGGCGAGTTCGGTATCCATGATCAGGCTCCCAGCAGACGTACGAGCGCCGCCAGCACCAGCAAGGTATAGCCGGCCGCGATCAGGTCGTCGAGCATGACCCCGAAGCCCCCCTTGAAGCGCCGGTCTGCCCAGCTCACCGGAGGCGGCTTGACGATGTCGAAGAAGCGGAACAAGGCCACCGCCGCGGCCTGCCAGGCCAGCGTCGCCGGCGTCAGCAGCAGCACCAGCCAGATCGCGACGATCTCGTCCCATACGATGCCGCCGTGGTCGGAGACGCCGAGCGCGCGTCCGGTGCGTTCGGTGGCGAGGATGCCGGCCACGAACAACGCGACCAGCAGCGCCAGGAACACGCCGTCGGCCAGCGGCGCATGCAGCAGCGGAAACAGCGCCCAGCCGAGCAGCGTGCCCACGGTGCCCGGTGCCCGTGGCGAGAGCCCCGCACCGAAGCCGAGCGAAAGGAAGTGCGCTGGATGGGACAGCAGCAGGCGGAGCGTGGGGCGCATGGGGTCAGCCGAAGTGGTCGTAGCCGCGGGCGGCGAGGGCGGTGAGGGTGCCATCGGCGCCACGCAGGGCCACCGTGCCCGGCGCATCGCTGAGGGTGCCGATGCGGGTCAGCGGCAGTGCCAGCGCGGAGCCCAGGGCGGTGATCGTCGCGCGGGCGGCCGGGGGGGCGCAGAACAGCAGTTCATAGTCGTCGCCGCCCGCCAGCAGGCAGCGCCGCGCGAGAGCGGGGCTGGCGCCGGTGGCGTACAGCGCGGCGAGCGGTAGCGCGTCCTCATGCAGCGTGGCGCCGCAGCGCGATTGCACCAGGATATGGCCGAGGTCGCCGAGCAGGCCGTCGGAGATGTCGAGCGCGGCGCTGGCCAGCCCGCGCAGCGCCTGTCCCAGCGCGACGCGCGGTTGCGGGCGATGCAGCGCGGCGAGGCAACGCTCGCCGTCGGCCGTGGGGGCGAACGTGCCGCGCAACATTTCGAGCCCGAGCGCGGCAAGCCCCGGCTGCCCCGATACCCAGATGTCGTCGCCCGCATTGGCGCCGGCGCGGGTCAGCGCCTGTCCGCGCGGGACTTCGCCCAGGATGGTTACCGAAAGCGTGAGCGGCCCGCGCGTGGTGTCGCCGCCGGCGAGGTCCACGCCGAAGCGTTCGGCACAGGCATAGAAGCCGTCCGCGAAGGCGGCGATCCAGGCGTCGTCCGCCGCGGGCAGCGCGAGCGACAGCAGCGCCCAGCGCGGATCCGCGCCCATTGCGGCCAGATCGGACACATTGACCGCGAGCGTCTTCCAGCCCAGGTCGTGAGGGTCGGCATCGGGAAAGAAATGGGTGCCGGCCACCAGCATGTCGGCCGACACGGCGAGTTCCATGCCGGGGCGTGGGTGCAGCAGGGCGGCATCGTCGCCGCCGGCGAGCGCTGTGTGTCCGCAGGGGCGCGAGAAGTGGCGCTGGATCAGCGCGAATTCGCCCGCTGTCGTGGCGGCGGCGTCGGGTGCGTTCTGGCGGGAGGCCGGGGCGGAACTGGGCATCGGCGCAATCGCGCCGGCATGGATGCAGCGGCGCTGGGGCTGGAAAGCCGCGAGCTTACCGCAGTGCCGCGGCGCCGTCCGCAGGACGAAGCGCGGCGCGAGACGGAGGACTCAGCCGGCGCCGCGCCCCGCGCTCATTCGTCCTCGTCGTCGTCCGAACCGTTCTTGCGCGGCACCTGGCTCGGGTCGCAGATGATCGGGCGGTAGATCTCGACCCGGTCGCCCGGCTTCAGCGGTGCATCGAGCTTGGCGAGCTTGCCGAAGATGCCGACCTTCTGGGTGCCCAGGTCGATCTGCGGAAAGGCCTTCAGGATGCCCGAGATCTCGATCGCCTCCTGCACGGTGGCGGTGTCGGGAACGTCGATCTTCAGCCAGACTGGCTGGGCGACGTCGGCGTACGCAACTCCGATGCGCATGATGGGGTCCTCGTAGCGGATCAGGCGGGGGCGGTGTCGGCGCCGGAGGCCGCTGCCGCGCGGCGTTCGGCCCGCTGCGACAGCACCCGGTGGGCGGCGATCAGGCAACCGATGACGAAGAATGCGCCGGGCGGCAGGATCATCATCAGGAAGCCCTTGTAGCCGGGGATCAGCGTCAGTTCGAGAAACGCGAACTGGCTGCCGAGCATGTTGCTGGCGCCGGCGAACAGCGTGCCGCTGCCGAGGATTTCGCGGATGCCGCCGAGCACCACCAGCGTGGCGGTGAAGCCCAGCCCCATGCCGAGACCATCCACCGCGGACGACAGCACCGGGTTCTGGGACGCGAAAGCCTCGGCGCGGCCGAGGATGGCGCAGTTGACGACGATCAGCGCGATGAACAGGCCCAGCACCTGGTACAGCTCGTACATCCAGGCATTCATGCTCATGTCGATCAGGCTGACCAGCGTCGCAATGACGACGACGAACACCGGAATGCGCACATTGGGGCTGACGAAGTTGCGGATCGAGGAAATCAGCATGTTCGACAGGATCAGCACGGCCGTGGTGGCCAGTCCCATGCCAAGCCCGTTGGTCGCGCTGCTGGTCACCGCCAGGGTGGGGCACAGCGCGATCATCTGCGCCAGCACCGGGTTGTTGGACCACAAGCCGTCCTTGATCAGGCTGGCATAAGACGGACCGCTCGGGGCGGGCTGGGCGCCGCCGTCGGCGGCCGCGCTTGCGCAGGCTTCGCTCATGACATTCTCCTCAGGATCGGGGGGCGCCGTCGGCGATCATCGCCTCGCGGTTGCCGGTGTAGAGTTCGAGTCCGCGCTTGACTGCGCCGACCACGGCGCGCGGGGTGATGGTGGCGCCGGCGAACTGGTCGAACACCCCGCCGTCCTTCTTTACCGCCCACAGCGCGGGTGCGGGATCGTCCAGCGACTTGCCGTTGAAGCCGAGCACCCAAGGCGTCTTGGCGAGTTCGATCTTGTCGCCCAGCCCCGGCGTTTCGGTGTGGCCGGTGACGCGCACGCCGGTCAGGCGACCGTCGAGATCGATGCCCATCACCAGCTTGATGGTGCCGGAATAGCCCTTGTTCTCCATCCCGAACACGACGCCGGTGACCGCGCCGGCTTTGCGTGCGCGATAGACCTTGATCTCGCGCCCGGCGGCGTCCTTGATCGTGACGGTGTCGGCCATCAGGTCGTTGTCGAAGCTGCCCGGCGGCAGCACTTCGGCCAGCGCGGCCTGGGTCTTGCGCATCTGCGCTTCGGCGATGCGCGGAGCGGCGCTCTGGTAGGCCACCGCG
Above is a window of Azoarcus olearius DNA encoding:
- the recA gene encoding recombinase RecA; amino-acid sequence: MDDNKAKALAAALSQIEKQFGKGSIMRMGDGNVEKDIQTVSTGSLGLDIALGLGGLPRGRVVEIYGPESSGKTTLTLQVVAEMQKLGGTAAFIDAEHALDVGYAEKLGVNITDLLISQPDTGEQALEIADMLVRSGGVDVVVIDSVAALTPKAEIEGEMGDQLPGLQARLMSQALRKLTANIKRTNTLVIFINQIRMKIGVMFGNPETTTGGNALKFYASVRMDIRRTGTIKRGDEVVGSETKVKVVKNKVSPPFKEAHFDILYGEGVSREGEIIDLGVDHKIVDKSGAWYAYNGDKIGQGKDNAREFLRANPALAREIENKVRVVLGLKELPVDGAQPAAAEA
- a CDS encoding electron transport complex subunit E; amino-acid sequence: MSEACASAAADGGAQPAPSGPSYASLIKDGLWSNNPVLAQMIALCPTLAVTSSATNGLGMGLATTAVLILSNMLISSIRNFVSPNVRIPVFVVVIATLVSLIDMSMNAWMYELYQVLGLFIALIVVNCAILGRAEAFASQNPVLSSAVDGLGMGLGFTATLVVLGGIREILGSGTLFAGASNMLGSQFAFLELTLIPGYKGFLMMILPPGAFFVIGCLIAAHRVLSQRAERRAAAASGADTAPA
- a CDS encoding RnfH family protein — protein: MRIGVAYADVAQPVWLKIDVPDTATVQEAIEISGILKAFPQIDLGTQKVGIFGKLAKLDAPLKPGDRVEIYRPIICDPSQVPRKNGSDDDEDE
- the recX gene encoding recombination regulator RecX, translating into MGEPSLRERAIRHLARREHSRSELARKLAAHGDADAVAEVLARMDELGLQSDTRFAEAWVRGKAGRFGAARLRNELARRGVAAETIAEALASGCADGEFERARAVWQSRFGAAPADAREWARQARFLQNRGFATDVIRKLLKESPDESA
- the rsxG gene encoding electron transport complex subunit RsxG, whose product is MDIAKQFDTLWYQGASLAAVALITGAALAVAYQSAAPRIAEAQMRKTQAALAEVLPPGSFDNDLMADTVTIKDAAGREIKVYRARKAGAVTGVVFGMENKGYSGTIKLVMGIDLDGRLTGVRVTGHTETPGLGDKIELAKTPWVLGFNGKSLDDPAPALWAVKKDGGVFDQFAGATITPRAVVGAVKRGLELYTGNREAMIADGAPRS
- a CDS encoding phosphatidylglycerophosphatase A, with protein sequence MRPTLRLLLSHPAHFLSLGFGAGLSPRAPGTVGTLLGWALFPLLHAPLADGVFLALLVALFVAGILATERTGRALGVSDHGGIVWDEIVAIWLVLLLTPATLAWQAAAVALFRFFDIVKPPPVSWADRRFKGGFGVMLDDLIAAGYTLLVLAALVRLLGA
- the thiL gene encoding thiamine-phosphate kinase, producing MPSSAPASRQNAPDAAATTAGEFALIQRHFSRPCGHTALAGGDDAALLHPRPGMELAVSADMLVAGTHFFPDADPHDLGWKTLAVNVSDLAAMGADPRWALLSLALPAADDAWIAAFADGFYACAERFGVDLAGGDTTRGPLTLSVTILGEVPRGQALTRAGANAGDDIWVSGQPGLAALGLEMLRGTFAPTADGERCLAALHRPQPRVALGQALRGLASAALDISDGLLGDLGHILVQSRCGATLHEDALPLAALYATGASPALARRCLLAGGDDYELLFCAPPAARATITALGSALALPLTRIGTLSDAPGTVALRGADGTLTALAARGYDHFG
- a CDS encoding CinA family protein, giving the protein MDTELATLSRQVGDALARRGWLLAAAESCTGGWIAEVVTATAGSSAWFDRGFVTYSNVAKTEMLGVSAATLGSAGAVSIATVGEMAQGAQARSAAQIAVAVSGVAGPTGGSAEKPVGMVCLAWAWGDGQLDAETCHFAGDREAVRRQTVIRALEGVLVRCG